Genomic window (bacterium):
GGACGAAAGCGTGATGGTCCGCCTGGCCGCGGTCCTGACGGTGAGGGAATATTCCCAGCCCGACACCATCCGGTCGCTGCGGCCGCTGCTCGAGGACGAAAATTTGGAAGTCCGCTACGCCGCCGCCACCGCCCTGTTCGACCTGGGGGATTATTCGGGGCTGGAGCAGTTGGTGGAAGGGATGAAGAGCGAGTATCCCGAGATCAGGCACCAGGCCATGATGATCGTGGCCAAGATCCGGTCGCCCCGGGGTATTCCGGGTACGATCGCGCTCCTGGGGGACATCGAGCCCCGCACCCGGTCCGACGCCGCCTACATCCTGGGCGAAATCTACGCCGACCCCTCGGCGGTTCCGGCCCTTCTGAACTCCCTCGACGACCAGTCCCCTTACGTGCGGAAGGACGCTTGGGAATCCCTGAAAAAAATCACGGGCC
Coding sequences:
- a CDS encoding HEAT repeat domain-containing protein; the encoded protein is MKSRRRGRAFPFLLFLLPALGSGCASLTGGGDRERVATTYEEAMELVSSSEPEDRVEALEWFGADLDPRGLETAVSALGDESVMVRLAAVLTVREYSQPDTIRSLRPLLEDENLEVRYAAATALFDLGDYSGLEQLVEGMKSEYPEIRHQAMMIVAKIRSPRGIPGTIALLGDIEPRTRSDAAYILGEIYADPSAVPALLNSLDDQSPYVRKDAWESLKKITGQNHPFDWQAGEDLRAAQREVWIRWLEVNPEYGAGSASVPPAGEEGADGED